The Montipora capricornis isolate CH-2021 chromosome 1, ASM3666992v2, whole genome shotgun sequence genome contains a region encoding:
- the LOC138050748 gene encoding D(5)-like dopamine receptor yields the protein MNNTTNATDIPEYESDDSWWDWKTFLLVFFIIAMIVSILGNSLVCIAIYFDRRLHSPTNWFIASLAVSDFLYASASLPFRILSIVTIIQDVWICKAWIWMDVSCAAASIANLTVISVDRHLKITKPFVYRRKMTNSRSFLAIGGVWLYAATLSTLSIIAWPGEPGVRLSAYGSCTNTNKKFYTVVIIVGFLFPLIVLVTCYSMILRTIWIQFKRRQHMSANFCGNEDRDTRMSLRREFKVTKTIAIVLLTFTLCWAPFFIVFTIQQYDMSLVRHIPKVLLYLIFMILPNLNSTLNPIIYGYFNTEFRSAFENVRAKIFPL from the coding sequence ATGAATAACACGACAAATGCAACAGACATTCCTGAATATGAATCTGATGACTCTTGGTGGGATTGGAAAACATTTTTATTAGTATTTTTCATTATTGCAATGATTGTGTCCATATTGGGAAACAGCTTAGTTTGTATCGCCATATACTTCGACCGGCGTCTCCACAGCCCTACAAACTGGTTTATTGCGTCTCTTGCAGTAAGTGACTTTTTATACGCATCTGCGAGCCTACCCTTCCGTATCCTCTCCATCGTAACGATCATACAAGATGTTTGGATCTGCAAGGCATGGATTTGGATGGACGTGTCTTGTGCGGCGGCATCCATCGCCAATCTGACGGTGATTTCAGTTGACAGACACTTGAAAATTACCAAACCTTTTGTTTATCGTAGAAAGATGACCAACTCGCGCTCGTTTTTGGCCATTGGCGGCGTGTGGTTGTACGCGGCCACACTGTCGACACTTTCCATTATCGCTTGGCCTGGAGAGCCAGGCGTTCGATTGAGCGCTTACGGCTCGTGTACGAATACCAACAAAAAATTCTACACGGTAGTGATCATAGTAGGTTTTCTGTTCCCACTTATTGTGCTCGTGACTTGTTACAGCATGATTTTGCGCACTATCTGGATTCAGTTCAAAAGAAGGCAACACATGAGTGCCAACTTCTGCGGCAACGAAGACAGGGATACGCGAATGAGCTTGCGGCGGGAATTCAAAGTCACTAAGACAATTGCCATTGTCCTGTTGACTTTCACTTTGTGTTGGGCCCCATTTTTTATCGTTTTCACTATTCAACAGTATGATATGTCTTTAGTGAGACACATTCCGAAGGTTCTCCTTTACTTGATCTTCATGATTCTACCAAACTTGAACAGTACTTTAAATCCGATCATTTACGGGTACTTTAATACTGAATTTCGGAGCGCATTTGAaaacgttcgcgcgaaaatcttcccactttga